The following are encoded in a window of Thunnus albacares chromosome 17, fThuAlb1.1, whole genome shotgun sequence genomic DNA:
- the itgb3a gene encoding integrin beta-3a: MRQGFVTQHAFSQVKNEERRLSYEVNKPRGNRRLMSSRLRYTAAMGTLLHRLLIIFFVASESKVHGSNICTSRGVTTCQQCLAVHPSCAWCSQEEFGKGGHSESRCDLKQNLLDGGCREEALEFPSSTMTIGKDAPLSDKASGTGNDVTQIKPQKLHMVLRSGDAKRFTVSVKQVEDYPVDLYYLMDLSYSMKDDLARLHTLGNELAIAMGRTTSNLRMGFGAFVDKTMSPYMYIFPPEAVENPCFGSGNTCQAQFGFKNVLSLTEKVARFTEEVGKQQVSRNRDAPEGGFDAVMQAVVCKDKIGWRPDASHLLVFTTDAKTHIALDGRIAGIVQPNDGLCHLGSDNIYNKSTVLDYPSLALMTEKMSENNINLIFAVTNYVVPLYKEYSKLIPGTTVGTLSDDSGNVIQLIEEAYAKIRSKVELELLGVPEELNLSFNATCLNGEVIPGLKSCSGLKIGDTVSFSVEAQLRGCPKEKSRTFTIKPLGFKDSLEVTVEFACGCNCEAKAEPNSPLCSNGNGTYECGVCQCHQGRLGPRCECSVEDYSPSDDANCIPKPGSPICSGRGNCLCGQCSCHANGFGQVWGKYCECDDFNCLRFKGALCSDHGKCNCGFCQCDSGWEGENCNCTTRKDTCRTSMGVCSGRGNCECGVCQCTQPGAYGATCEKCPTCPDSCTIKEACVECQHFQRGQYIKDESCNKICRNEIKVVDELVFHDSNAVNCSYKDVEDCIVHFQYYEDDSGKSILFVVKEPECPEGPDILVVLMAVAGAILLLGLVGLLIWKLLVTIHDRREFARFEEERAKAKWDTANNPLYKGATSTFTNVAYRGT, translated from the exons GTTCCAACATCTGCACATCACGAGGAGTCACTACTTGTCAACAGTGTTTGGCTGTTCACCCCAGCTGTGCTTGGTGCTCTCAGGAG GAATTTGGGAAGGGAGGGCACAGTGAGTCCCGCTGTGACTTGAAGCAGAATCTGCTGGATGGAGGGTGCCGTGAAGAGGCTCTGGAATTTCCCTCCAGCACCATGACTATCGGGAAGGACGCTCCGCTCAGTGACAAGGCCTCAGGGACAGGCAACGATGTGACTCAGATAAAGCCTCAGAAACTCCATATGGTGCTAAGATCAG GTGATGCCAAGCGCTTCACTGTGTCAGTGAAACAGGTGGAGGATTACCCAGTGGACCTCTACTATCTGATGGATCTTTCATATTCAATGAAGGATGACTTGGCTCGCCTTCATACCTTGGGCAATGAGCTGGCCATAGCCATGGGCCGGACCACAAGCAACCTGCGCATGGGGTTTGGAGCCTTTGTGGATAAGACCATGTCCCCTTACATGTACATCTTTCCTCCAGAGGCAGTGGAAAACCCTTGCTTTGG GAGTGGCAACACATGCCAAGCTCAATTTGGGTTCAAGAATGTGCTGTCACTGACAGAGAAGGTAGCGCGCTTCACTGAGGAGGTGGGGAAACAGCAGGTGTCTAGAAATAGAGACGCTCCAGAGGGTGGATTTGATGCTGTCATGCAGGCAGTGGTGTGCAag GACAAGATTGGCTGGCGTCCAGATGCCTCGCACCTTCTGGTGTTCACCACTGATGCCAAAACTCACATTGCTCTGGATGGACGGATCGCTGGCATCGTCCAGCCCAATGATGGACTGTGTCACCTTGGTAGTGacaacatttacaacaaatcTACTGTACTG GATTATCCCTCTTTGGCACTTATGACtgagaaaatgtctgaaaacaacattaatttaatttttgctgTGACCAACTATGTAGTGCCGCTCTACAAG GAGTACAGTAAGCTCATTCCAGGCACAACTGTGGGAACGCTGTCCGATGATTCTGGGAATGTTATTCAGCTCATTGAGGAGGCTTATGCT AAAATTCGCTCCAAAGTGGAGCTGGAGCTGCTTGGAGTCCCAGAAGAGTTGAATCTCTCCTTCAATGCCACTTGCCTAAATGGAGAGGTCATCCCTGGACTTAAGTCTTGCTCTGGCCTTAAGATCGGAGACACG GTGTCATTCAGCGTGGAGGCACAGCTGCGTGGCTGCCCCAAGGAGAAGAGCCGCACTTTTACTATCAAACCTCTAGGCTTCAAGGATTCCCTGGAGGTCACGGTGGAGTTTGCCTGTGGATGCAACTGTGAGGCAAAGGCCGAACCCAACAGCCCCCTCTGTAGCAACGGCAACGGTACCTACGAGTGCGGCGTGTGTCAGTGTCACCAGGGTCGCCTTGGCCCACGATGTGAGTGCTCAGTGGAGGACTACAGTCCCTCTGATGATGCCAATTGCATCCCAAAGCCGGGGAGCCCTATCTGCAGTGGGAGAGGCAACTGTTTGTGCGGACAGTGCTCCTGCCACGCAAATGGGTTTGGTCAGGTGTGGGGCAAATACTGCGAGTGTGACGATTTCAACTGCCTGCGCTTCAAAGGGGCACTGTGCTCTG ATCATGGGAAGTGTAACTGTGGGTTTTGCCAGTGTGATTCTGGATGGGAAGGAGAAAACTGTAACTGCACCACGCGCAAAGACACCTGCAGGACCAGCATGGGCGTGTGCAGCGGCCGTGGTAACTGTGAGTGTGGAGTGTGTCAGTGCACTCAGCCTGGTGCCTACGGAGCCACCTGTGAAAAATGCCCCACCTGTCCTGATTCCTGCACTATTAAAGA GGCGTGTGTCGAGTGTCAACACTTCCAGAGAGGACAGTACATAAAAGACGAGAGCTGCAATAAAATCTGcagaaatgaaattaaagttGTGGATGAACTGG TTTTCCATGATAGCAATGCAGTGAACTGCTCCTACAAAGATGTGGAGGACTGCATTGTGCACTTCCAGTATTATGAAGATGATAGTGGCAAATCCATACTCTTTGTGGTAAAAGAGCCAG AGTGCCCTGAGGGTCCTGACATCTTGGTGGTGCTCATGGCGGTGGCCGGAGCCATTCTGTTACTGGGCCTGGTTGGCCTGCTCATTTGGAAACTGCTGGTCACCATCCACGACCGCAGAGAGTTTGCCAGGTTTGAGGAGGAAAGAGCCAAAGCCAAATGGGATACG GCTAACAATCCTCTGTATAAAGGAGCCACGTCTACCTTCACCAACGTAGCATACCGAGGCACCTAA
- the mettl2a gene encoding tRNA N(3)-methylcytidine methyltransferase METTL2, which yields MAAPHAVVGVEGDSSESGLILSDSSTGDVKRPQFGTRFLTDPRQVFQHNAWDNVEWTEEQEAAAKKKVLENSQPLPAEKQEDYDCRANEYWNDFYTIHENRFFKDRHWLFTEFPELAPQCSLNHESHPEVSGTDDRQSGDAAALPHTDGDFPGSSATYRILEVGCGVGNTVFPILKTNNDPGLFVYCCDFSSTAVELVKTNPEYDPGRCFAFVHDLSDEEANYPVPDGSLDVIVLIFVLSALHPDKMQASISRLARLLKPGGVMLLRDYGRYDMAQLRFKKGRCLSENFYVRGDGTRVYFFTQDELHEMFTEAGLEKVQNLVDRRLQVNRGKQLTMYRVWIQCKYRKALVQPPETQG from the exons ATGGCGGCGCCCCATGCCGTGGTCGGGGTGGAGGGAGACAGCAGTGAATCGGGGCTTATTTTATCAGATTCATCCACCGGAGACGTGAAGCGACCTCAGTTCGGGACACGTTTCCTCACAGACCCGCGGCAGGTCTTCCAGCACAACGCCTG GGACAATGTGGAGTGGACCGAGGAGCAAGAAGCAGCTGCTAAGAAGAAAGTGCTAGAAAACAGTCAGCCGCTGCCTGCAGAGAAACAAG AGGACTATGACTGCCGGGCCAATGAGTACTGGAATGATTTCTACACAATACATGAAAATCGCTTCTTCAAAGACCGTCACTGGCTCTTCACAGAGTTCCCAGAGTTGGCCCCACAGTGCAGCCTTAACCACGAATCCCATCCTGAAGTCTCCGGTACAGATGACCGACAAAGCGGGGACGCCGCGGCTCTGCCTCACACCGATGGTGACTTCCCCGGCTCCTCTGCCACGTATCGCATTCTGGAG GTCGGCTGTGGTGTGGGCAACACAGTGTTTCCAATCCTGAAGACCAACAA TGACCCGGGACTCTTTGTGTACTGCTGTGATTTCTCCAGCACTGCTGTGGAGTTAGTCAAG ACTAATCCAGAGTACGACCCTGGGCGCTGCTTCGCCTTTGTTCACGACTTGAGTGATGAGGAAGCCAATTACCCCGTCCCAGATGGAAGCCTTGATGTTATAGTGCTAATCTTTGTGCTATCAGCGTTGCATCCTGACAA GATGCAGGCATCCATCAGTAGATTAGCACGGCTGCTGAAGCCCGGGGGAGTGATGCTGCTCAGGGACTACGGACGCTACGATATGGCACAGCTCCGCTTCAAGAAAG GAAGGTGTCTGTCAGAAAACTTTTACGTCCGTGGTGATGGAACAAGAGTATATTTCTTTACtcaag ATGAGCTCCATGAGATGTTCACGGAGGCAGGACTTGAGAAAGTGCAGAACCTTGTGGATAGAAGGCTACAGGtgaacagagggaaacagctcaCCATGTACAGGGTGTGGATCCAGTGCAAGTACCGCAAAGCTCTCGTTCAGCCACCTGAGACGCAGGGCTGA